The Desulfomonilia bacterium DNA segment AGCCCTTTCAGGAAATCGACGGTTTCTTCTTTGAGTCCTTCGGTCAAGCTGTCGGCTATCACTATATAGTCGTTGTTTCCGAGCACAGCCTTTACATTGTTGTCTTTTAATATCTGAACCGCTTCATCGAGCGCGCTGGGATTGAGCGAATCGCATATATCGCCGAGGTGGATGATATCGACTGCACCGATGGATCTGAGTTTTTCGATTGCCTTTTCGAGTAGGGAATTGTTGCTGTGGGAGTCTGCGAGCAATCCTATCAGGCCTTTGTTCATGATAGGCTTTCCTGCCTCATCTTAAGGAATTTGAAGACCTTTCTCCAGAACCAGAATGTCTGGCGGTGGAAATGCCGGCCGCAGCCGTTGCCGAATAGCTTCCAGCCGAATTCCCGGTGATATTTTATGAAAAGGCTGAAGCGGCCCATTCTGACGCTGCCTTTGCTGATATACCAGCACCGGGGCGCTTTCACCGGTTCCCATCTGCCGGAAGCAAGCTTTAAGGTTTCAAGCGCAGCCAGGCTTGCGGCCAGCCATGAAACCGGACAGATAAGTGCAAGCTGCCTGTTCCCAAGGAAATAATCCCAGTACCAGCCTACGCGCCAGTCGCCGGATGTTATGAAATTATATTGAGCGCAGCGGTAGGCCCTTGTGTGCATCACCGCTCTCAGTCCTTTATATCCAAGCCTGGGGATGCCGAAGACATCTTCGATGGAAGGGGTCGTCGCATCGATTACGCAAACCCAGCCCATCGAGCCTGACGGCATGCACAGCACGGCAGGTTTGGCATGCCTCCTGGCGGCACGGAAAATCAAAACGCTGTATGATAGGTCATCAACTGCAGGGATTATAATGTCAGCTTTTGAAACCAGGCTGTCAATCCCGGTTTCATCGGGCAGGCGGTCAACAGCCGTAATGTTCATACATGGATTTATGGCTTTAAGAGCTTTGCTTATAACGCCGATCTTGTTTTTGCCGGCAGAGTCGGTAAAGCACAAAGGCTGGCGGTTGACATCCTGCAACACATAGCTGTCAACGCCAGCAATCGTAAGGTGCTCGAACCCGCACCTTGCAAGTTCCAGAGCGATGGTTTCACCCGTGCCGCTGTCGCCAATGATTAGGATACGGATATTACGTATTCTTTCCTGTTCATTATCGGTGAGAACGCCGTAGTTGCGTTTGAAGAGTTCTTTATATGAGGCCATTCCGCTTTCTTTCGATATGGCCGTAGAGTTTTCTGAATGCAAGCCACCAGGCCTTCTGTCCGAGTTCGAGAAACGGGCCGAACTTAGTCTGGAATATTTTATACATGAGCTTTCTCTGCCAGATAAGGAGCGTTGTCAGGCTTATGCCGTTTATCCTCTGAACCTTTATGAGCTTATGAGTTATGGAATAATATCTGGGTGAAGTTACTGCCTTCCATTTGCCTGTTATGGTCTTGACGATTTCCATTGCGCCTATGGATGAGCATGTCCAGACAATCGGGCAAAGCTGCGTGGGAGGGGCCCCTTCAAAAACGAACCTCCTGTAATAGTCGATCTGCCAGCTTGCCACAGGCACATAGAAATATGTCCCGAACTTGTAGCGGGGAGTATTGAACATTTCTTTAAGTTCTTCATAGGTAACGAGCTTCGGTACCCCTTCGATGTCCTCAACTGGCGGGCTATCAGGCATTATCATGCTCACATGCCCCCAGGTACCGGAAGGAACGATAAGCAGTGCGGGTTTGCCAAGACGCTGGGCGTCACGGAACATTATAAGACTGAATGCGAAATCATCCGCCGCCGGAAAAACAATATCCACTTTTTTGATCAATTCCCTGATTTCTTCGTGACCGAGCTTTATGCCGTGTGTCTCAATATGTGCTTCAGGGTTGATCCTTTTTATTTGCTCTTCAACAGCCTCGGCCTTGTTTATGCCGATGGTATTTTCAAAGCAGCATATCTGACGGTTCATATTGGACGGTTCGTATCTGTCAGGCTCGATAAGGATGAAATTTTCAACGCCTGAACGCGCAAGGATTATTGCCACGGTTCCGCCTATGCCGCCGCACCCGGCGATCAGAATTTTAGCAGCCTTGAGCCTTGACTGTTCCTTCTCGGTGAATATCCCGTAGTTTCTTTCAAAAAGGGTCCGGTAGATGTCCAATGTTTCCTCCCTGGAAATCGAAGGCCATAATAACACAAAAAAATATCAACACAGAAGGTGGAATTGAACAAGGCTTTCATGTAATATTCAGGGAATGGAAAATTCAGGAAAAGACGATTTGAACATAAACAAGCAAATGAACAAAAAGAAAATACTGACTATGGCCGGGGCATTTTGTGTCCTTTGCGCATACTTTGCTTTAAGCTGGATGATCGATATCAGGTTCGCTGCAAAGGAAGAAGAGAGGTATTCAAAAGAGATGCTTTCAAAGGCCCAGGCGGCGGGCGATATAATTTCATCGAGGGTGAAAAATCTTTCCAATGCATTGGATATTTTCCGCAGGTTTTATCTGACGGAATTTGCCTCGGAAAAAAGGGGATTAGGTTCCGTGATCGACCTTTTCGAAGAGGAATTGAATTCATTTCCTGAGCTTCTCAGTCTTTCATACATGAGCGCAACAGCCGAACTTGTCTATGCAAGGGGTATCGAGGGTGATGAAGGCGAGGCCGCTGTAAATGCTTCCATTGACTGGACAAAGGAATACTGGTCAAGGATTGGCCCTGATGATGAAAAGCCTTTTTATACACCTTTAAAATCGATAGGCGGGAACTTTCTCCAGGGAATTTTATTTCCTGTCGCCGTTGATGACAAAATCGCAGGCGGCCTGATTGCAGTAATCGATGCAGAGACAGTCGCATCAAAGAGCTTTGAGCTTGTGGACATTCCGGAAGGTTCAACCATATTCCTTGCAGAAATGACTGGGAAGGTGATTTCTTACTCCACTAAAGGAGACAATAAAAGCGTGCCCGTTGCTTCATTTGTTACAAAGGCGTTTATGCAGAAGGCAATCGCGACACAAAACGGATGTCAGTCTTTTGAAGTCACTATGGAAGAAAAACCCGGAAATAAAAAAAGTACCTGCCGGATGAATATTGCATGGCAGCAGGTAAGGCTTGGTTCAAAGGATGCCGTAATAGCATTTGCCGCGCCTGCGGCTGATTCTGTAAGGATGTTCAGGAAAGCACGACCGGCTCACATGCTGCTTGAGTTTTTATTTGCGGTTGTTGTTGCGATCTCAATCGCTTTTTTCCTGAAAAGGAAGAAAAACGGACATGAGGAGACAGGGGAAGGTCCGGATTGATATCGGCTGACCGGTATGATAGCCGTTGATGAATGCCAGCAATGTATTAAGGAGGGCATTATGCAGAAAATCCCATCAAAAGGTTTGACAAGACGCGAGTTCGTTGCCGGAACATTGGCTGCAGCGGTTATGGCTTCCATGCCTCAGACGGGGTATGCAGAAGAAACAAAAGATAACAATCTGACAAGGATCGATAAAAAAAAGATTGTTCTTCTATATAACTGCAATTTAATAGATGTCCGCACCGGGAAACTGATTCCCAATGGGTACATAATATACAGTAATTCTAAAATAATTGCTGTCGGTGCGGGGGAAATCAATCCTGACTATGCACAGAAGATAAACCTTAAAGGCGCATATGTGATTCCCGGACTGATTGACGGTCATTGCCACACGACCGCATCGCCTGTTTACGGTTCCAGTATCTGGGGTATTTTCAAACTGATTGAACTTCAGAGAAGGCATTTTCCCAGCTGCATTAACGGCGGCGTGACCACGGTGAGGGACATGGGCTCATTCCCGCCCATACTGCATGGTTATATAAAAGACATCAATAAGGGAAAGCTGACCGGGCCTCGTGTCGTCTACTGTAATTCCATAATCAACATAAACGGCGGGCATCCCGATATAAAGCCTACAGACATCACGATGTTCGCTGATCTGGCAAAGCCTTTTATGGGATCGCTCCAGGCCAACTTCAAAAACAATGACGAACTTATGAAGGCCCTCGATGAAAACACGACCGATGCCTCTTTCATAAAACTTACCATTGACAATAAATCGATCTTCCCGAAAAAGGGTGACATACCTGTCTACACCGATGAGCAGCTTAAAATGATATTTGATTACGCCGAGAAAAAAAGCCTCCCGGTTTCATGCCACAATCATCGCAAATGGGGTTATGACCGCGCCATGAAATATCCCTTCAATTCAATCGAGCACACTATTGGAGATGCGTATCTGACAGATGATGAGACAAACCTGATGGCTAAGAGAAAAGTATCCATTGTTCCTACTCTTACTATCGCCCAATGCTTTCTGATTGAAGATGCGTATGATACAGTCCCGGCGCAGTTCAGGAATGATTTCATCGATAATGAAGTAAGGATCAGGAACGATTACGTCAATAACCAGGGATACAAGGATTTCGACCCGAAACTGAACCAGGCGAACATTGACAGCATGAAGCTTTATAAGACGATGGGCAAGGATAATCTGTATAAGAACAAAAAATTTCTTGTGGACCCCGACCTCTATTACAGCATCATGCTTCATGCTCCCCAGAATATGAAGAAGATGAAAGACTCGGGCGTCAACATCGGTGTCGGTATTGATGCAGGGATGCCCTTTGCCTATTTCGGGGGTTATTACAGGGAACTCGAACTGCTCACAAGGGTTGGTTTCACGAATGCCGAAGTCCTCAGATGTGCAACGCTCAACAATGCGAAGATCCTATGCATGGAGGACAGAATCGGGACACTCGAACCCGGAAAATATGCTGACCTGGTTGTATATGCTGAAAATCCGCTTGATAGAATCGAGGTATGCAGAACGCCGAAGATGGTATTCAGGGATGGTGATATCCTTTTTTCTGCGGAAACGGTAATGATTGAAAATCCAGTTAAGGATAAGGCATAGACTGATAAAGAAGCCTTGTACGGCTCACCTTTAAACCCGGCGCTTAGTATTTTTGAGGGCCTTAAATATTAATTGTCACGGACATCTTTAATCTTGAATAAAATAGAACCTCATGATATAGACTTCCTGTTAAAAAATTAACAGCTCAAACAAAAATTCTTTGGAGGCGAAAATGTCAGCAGTTCAGGCAGCAAATCTTAGCGGCCTCGAGGAGTTCACATCCGAGCAGATAGCAAAAATGGATGCTATCATAGCGAATTACAAGGGCAAGCCGGGTGCACTCATTCCGGTGCTCGAGCAGGTTCAGGAAGAACTCGGATTTCTCCCGATGGCGGTTCAGCAGAGGGTGGCGAACGGTCTTAACCTACCGGTTGCCAATGTCTATGGCGTCGTAACATTCTATTCATTCTTCACGATGGTCCCAAGGGGAAAACACAATATCCGGGTATGCCTCGGGACGGCATGTTATGTCAGAGGTTCACAGAGGCTTCTGGAAACCCTTACCGGTATTCTCGGTATAGAGCCGGGCGGCTGCACAGAGGACAGGCAGTTCTCTCTTGAAACGGTCCGGTGCCTGGGAGCATGCGGTCTGGCGCCCGTTGTCGTAGTTGATAACGATACGCACGGCCAGATGAAAGTGGCAAAGCTGGAAAGCTTGCTGGCGCAGTACAAATAGGAGGCTTACATTATGGCGAAGCTTACGATTGAAGATCTTAAAAAGATAAAGGAAAAAGTCGAGAAGGAAGATCAGTTCCGTTCAGGCGAAAAAAGGGTAAAGATCAATGTCCATATGGGAACCTGCGGAATTGCATCGGGCGCCAAGGAAGTGCTCGATACGGTCATGGAAGAGATTGAAGAGAATAAGTCAAATGACGTTCTTGTAACGACATCAGGCTGCATCGGAATCTGCAGCAGAGAGCCTCTTGTAACTATAGAAGAGCAGGGCAAGGATGCAACCGTTTATGAATATGTAAACAAAAACAAGATGAGACAGATTTTCAAACGTCATGTCATGGGCGGCGAAATACAGAGCGATTTCGTAATGGCCCGCGGCAAAGAGCAGGATGGGAGGTAGGTCATGGCAGCCAGAGTTTTCAGGGCACACATACTTGTCTGCGGCGGAACAGGCTGCAGGGCGACAGGCAGCGAAGCGATCCTGAGCGACGTCGTAAAGGAGCTCGCCAAGAAGGGGCTTACAAATGAGGTAAGTGTTGTCGAAACCGGATGTAACGGTTTCTGCGCAGCGGGCCCCATCATGGTAATATATCCTGAAGGTACTTTCTATCAGTACGTAAAAGCATCCGATGTTCCCGAGATTATAGAAGAACATATCGTCAAGGGGCGTCCGGTTCAGAGGCTCATGTACAAAGAACCCGTAACCGAAAAGCCGATTCCCCACATGCAGGAGATACCATTCTTCGGCAAGCAGATGCTTATTGCCCTTAAGAACAGGGGGCTTATCGATGCCGAGAAGATTGATGAATACATAGCCCGCGACGGTTACATGGCGGCGGCGAAAGCGCTTACCGAAATGAAACCGGACGAGGTTATCGAGCAGGTAAAGAAATCTGGACTTCGCGGCCGTGGGGGCGGAGGATTCCCAACAGGCATGAAGTGGTCTTTTGCACGCAAGAGTCCTGGAGATGAGAAATTCATCCTCTGCAATGCAGACGAAGGCGACCCGGGAGCATTCATGGACCGTTCTGTCCTAGAAGCCGATCCTCATGCCGTACTCGAAGGCATGATAATCGCAGGTTACTCAATCGGCGCAAGCCAGGGTTACATCTATTGTCGTGCTGAGTATCCTCTTGCAATCAAGAGGCTCAATCTGGCAATCGAACAGGCGCGCGAATACGGCCTGCTCGGAAAGAATATTCTTGGTTCAAACTACAGCCTTGATATCGAAGTCTATCAGGGCGCAGGCGCATTCGTATGCGGCGAAGAAACAGCTCTTATGGCATCGATCGAAGGCCGCCGCGGCATGCCGAGGCCTAGACCGCCGTTCCCTGCAACATCGGGTCTCTGGAACAAGCCTTCGGTTCTCAACAATGTCGAGACGTTTGCAAATATTCCTCAGATCATTCTGAAAGGCGGCGACTGGTATGCATCAATCGGCACCCAGGGTTCAAAGGGCACGAAGGTTTTCGCACTGACCGGTGCAGTCAACAACGTAGGTCTTGTCGAAGTCCCGATGGGAACGCCGATCGGCGACATTATTTTCGATATCGGCGGCGGAATCCCGAAGGGCAAGAATTTCAAGGCGGCTCAGCTGGGCGGACCTTCCGGCGGATGTATTCCTGCTCAGGCATTGAACACCCCTACAGACTATGAAGAGATAGTAAAGCTCGGCGCAATCATGGGTTCCGGCGGCCTCATCGTCATGGATGAAGATACCTGTATGGTCGATACTGCCAGATTCTTCATGGAATTCTGCCAGGAAGAGTCCTGCGGTAAATGTACGCCATGCCGCGAAGGCACCAAGCGCATGCTCGAAATACTTCAGAAAATATGCAATGGCAAAGGCGAACCGGGCGATATCGAACTACTGGAAGATCTTGCCGGAGTAATCAAAGATTCAGCCCTTTGCGGACTTGGCCAGACAGCACCGAATCCGGTTCTTTCAACACTCAAATATTTCAGGGATGAGTACGAAGCACATATCTATGACAAGAAGTGCCCGGCGGCCGTATGTTCGGCTCTGTTCAAATCACCCTGTCAGCATGCATGTCCGATAGACATGGATATACCGGGTTATATAGCGCTGATAAGGGCGGGCAGGCTCGATGATGGTTACAAGCTCATGAAGCAGACAAACCCGTTCCCCGGCGTATGCGGCCGCGTATGCCCGCAGTTCTGCGCTTCAAAATGCCGCAGAGGCCAGCTGGACGAGCCTATGGCTATCGCATGGCTCAAGAGGTATATTGCAGACAACGGCAAGCGACCGGAAGTAAAGGCCGTCGAAGTTACCAGAAAGCAGAAGATAGCCATAATCGGCGCAGGCCCTGCAGGTCTTACCGCTGCTCAGGACCTGGCAAAGAGAGGCTACAAGGTTACAGTATTCGAGAGTCTTCCGAAGGCGGGCGGCATGATGAGATATGCTATCCCCGAATACAGAATGCCGCGCAACATTATTGACCTTGAGGTGGCTGACATTGCAGCACTTGGTGTTGAGATCAAGACAAACTGCAAAATCGGAAAGGACATCAGCTTTGACAAGCTGAAAAAAGATTATGATATTGTCCTTCTAGCAATAGGCGCCCAGAAGAGCTGGACCCTGGATATCGAAGGCGAGGATTCAAAGGGTGTTTACGGTGCCGTTGAATTCCTGCGCGAAGTAAATCTTGGCAAAAAAGTCAAGGTCGGGTCCAAGGTCGCTGTCATAGGCGGTGGAAATTCCGCAATCGACGCTGCAAGGACAGCGCTCAGGCTTGGAGCGAAAGATGTTACAATCCTTTATCGCCGCGAAAGAAAAGATATGCCTGCCTGGGAAAACGAAATTGTTGCGGCAGAGCATGAAGGCGTCAGAATTGAATACCTGGTTGCTCCTACAAAGGTTGTCAGCAAGGCGGGAAAAGTTACAGGCATAGAGTGCGAACGTATGAAACTTGCCGAATTCGACAAATCGGGAAGGCGCCGTCCAAAAGCCATTGCCGACAGCAAGTATGTTATCGCAGTTGATACAATCATCCCTGCAATTTCTCAGGCCCTTGATGCTGACTGGCTTGATGAGAGTTCAGGTATAACAGTTACAAAAGGCGGCACCGTTGCCGTTGCCGGAAGGACAAAAACTGCGACTACGGCTGAAGGCATATTCGTAGCCGGCGACGCTGCAAAGGGACCTGCAACAGTTGTTGAGGCCATTGCAATGGGTCATCAGTCGGCTGCTGAAATAGACAGCTACATCAGGAAGCTTAACGGCGAACCTGAGTACAAGATGCCTGAGAGCGAAAAGATAGACATCCCGTTCGAGGTTGACGAAGAGGTTGTCGAGACCCCGAAAACGGAAATGCCCGAACTGAGCCTTAAGGCAAGGGCCGGCAATTTTGACGAAGTCGAGACCGGATACAACAAGAAACTTGCCTACAAGGAGGCATGCCGCTGCCTGAGGTGCGATGCCGAACTTTAGTATCTGAATCAAACAAATTTTTAAAGGTGTCAACGGCCGGGACTTTTAAAAGTTCCGGCCGTTTTCTTTGATCAAGTGAAGTTACTTCCCGGTTGAATATCAATAATAATCCACATTTGTCCCTCATTGACAGATAATTGGCATTGACCTATATAACATAAGGAAATCATAAGGCGTTATGCAATTGATGACATAATAATACGCGAAGATAACATGATGAAAATCAAGATGATATCTCTCGATAAAGCATTTTGATTCTGGGTCAATTAACAGGGAATGATTACATAAAAACTTGTTTGGTAACTTGTTCCGATAAAGCAATCAAGCACTAATGGGAGGGAGATCAATGAAAATCACCATCAATCGAAATGAATTGGAATTCCAGGCCGGTAAGACAGTTTATGAAGTGGCCAGGGAAAACGGTATTTATATACCCGTCCTCTGCCATCATGAACTTGTAAAACCGGTCGGCGCATGCAGGGTATGTGTGGTTGAGATTCAGGGTGCCAGAAACCTTGTCGCGTCATGTGCCATGCCTGCAGAAGACAACATGAAGGTATTTACCAATACCGACAGGGTGCTCAATGCAAGAAAGCTCGTTGTCGAACTTCTCATGACGCAGGGACAGCATAACTGTATTACATGCGAATCGAGCGGAGACTGCGTGTTGCAGGATCTTGCATATTCTCTAGGCGTCGAAAAGCCAAGGTTTCCTGAGCCTGAAAAGCTGCCTCAAATAGAGCAGGGCAACGAAATGATTGTACGCGACATGAAGAAATGCGTTCTTTGCGGGCTTTGCGTACGTGCCTGCAACGAGGTTCAGGTAAATCAGGTGCTTGATTTTACGGGACGTGGGCCAACTGCAAAGGTCGGGCCTCCTTTCGAAAGGCTTTACGAAGAATCCGACTGCGTCTTCTGCGGCGAATGTGTCCGTTTTTGCCCGGTAGGCGCGCTTTATGAAAAGCAAGGCAGGTTCAAAGGCAGGGGGAAGGGCCTTCAAAAGGTGAGGACAACCTGTTCATATTGCGGTGTCGGTTGTCAGATGGATGTATGCGTCAATGACGGCCAGATTGCGAAAGTGACGACCGCAAGAGAAGGAATGCCGTTGCCAAACAAGGGCAGCCTCTGCATAAAAGGCCGTTTCGGTTACGATTATGTGGGTCATCCGGACAGGCTCAAAGCTCCTCTTATAAAGGTTGATGGAGAGTTTAAGGAGGCATCCTGGGACGAGGCGATCGGTTTCATCGCGGATAAGCTTTTCAAAATCAGGGAAGCAAATGGAGCGGATGCCGTTGCCGGGTTTTCATCCGCGCGATGCACAAATGAAGAGAACTACCTGTTTCAGAAATTTTTCAGGGCGATACTTGGAACCAATAATGTCGACCATTGCGCCCGGCTTTGACACAGCTCAACCGTGGCCGGTCTGGCCACCGCATTCGGTTCCGGTGCAATGACTAATTCGATAGAAGACCTCGAAGAAAGCAGATGCTTCCTTGTAACAGGTTCAAATACGACAGAAAATCATCCCGTCATTTCAACATTCATCAAAAGAGCGGTAAAGCAAGGGGGAGCCAAGCTCATACTCGTTGATCCCAGAAATATCGAGCTCTCGAAATTTGCAGCCATTCACCTCAAACAGAAACCCGGCAGCGATATTGCCTGGATCAACGGTATGATCAACATAATTATCAAAGAAGGACTGCTCGATGAGAAGTTTATAGCGGAAAGGACCGAGAACTTTGATGCCCTGAAGGAAGCTGTTTTAAAATATACGCCCGAGTATGTTGAGGAAATTTCAGACATCCCGAAAGAAGATCTTATCAGGGCTGCAAGGATGTATGCCTCATCAGGTGCGTCCGCCATAGTTTATGCAATGGGTATTACTCAGCACATAACAGGCACCGATGCCGTGAAGTCGCTGGCTAACCTTTCAATGGTCACAGGCAATATCGGCAGACCCGGAACAGGTGTGAATCCGCTTCGCGGTCAGAACAATGTCCAGGGCGCCTGCGACATGGGCTGTCTGCCGGGAAATTTCCCGGCTTACATGCAGGTTGCAAACGATGAGCACAGGGCTAAATTTGAATCTGCCTGGGGATGCACTCTTAACGCGAAACCCGGGCTTACAATTCCAAAGATCATAGAAGGTGCTGATAGGGGGACAATTAAAGCACTCATCATAATGGGTGAAAACCCCATGATGTCAGATCCTGACATCGCTCATGTGGAACATGCCCTGGGCAAGCTCGATCTGATGGTTGCCATGGATATATTCATGAATGAAACGACTGCACTTGCTGATGTTGTACTTCCAAGCGCCTCATGGCCTGAAAAGGACGGTACTTTTACCAATACGGAAAGAAAGGTGCAGCGTGTCAGAAAGGCCGTTACAGCACCCGGTCTGGCGCTTCCCGACTGGAAGATTCTTGAAATGCTCGCCAATAAAATGGGCGCTTCATGGAACTATGCTGATGCAAATGCCATAATGGAAGAGATCAGGTCGGTTACCCCTTCATATAAAGGTATAAGCTATCAGAGGCTTGAAAATGAAGGTTTGCAGTGGCCATGCCCCAACGAAGAACATCCCGGCACCCGGATTCTCCATTCTGCCGCATTTACGCGTGGTAAAGGCCTTTTTACCGTTAATCACTATATGCCGCCCGCCGAGGTTACCGATAACCAATATCCTTTCATTCTGACAACAGGCCGTATTCTTCAGCAGTACCATACAGCGACAATGACGAGACGCTCAAAGGGTCTTGTTTCAATGACGCCCGATGCCTTTGTCGAGATAAATCCTGTTGATGCAAAGGAACTTGGAATAGCTGCAGGAGACAAGATTGAAATATCTTCACGCAGGGGAAAGATAACGGTCAATGCGGATGTAACGTCAAGCGTTGATAAGGGTGTTGTTTTTGTCCCGTTCCATTATCATGAAGCTGCAGTTAATAGACTGACAAATACGGCTATCGACCCAATCGCTAATATACCTGAGTACAAGGTATGCGCCGTGAGTTTAAAGAAAGCCCTGTAAACAGTATGATAATTGATCAATTTTGAACCAAGCATCTGCGGATGGCAGTTCAGCTGTCCGCAGATGTCCGAAGCAGCTTTTCAGTAAACCAGACTCGATGGCCTCGCAAAAACCCCTTTTTAATCAAGCAGATCTTTAATTTCTAATAAGAAGGCATAATACCCACTTGACATCACAGAAGATGCATAGTATGATAAGTAATACTTGAAATAATATAGTCATGTTTTTGAAGGAGGTCTGATGGTTTTATATAATGTATTGAGGAGGAATTCCCTGATTGCCGTGCTGACTGCACTGGTTTTCATGTCATCATGCAAGCCGCAGGCGGTTATTGTTGTGGATGCGGAATCAGGGGATGCTCCGTTTGTCGTTAACTTTGATGCCTCCGGGAGCAGGGATATGGGTAAAGACATCAGGGAATATTCCTGGGACTTTGATAATGATGGAACTCTCGATGCATCGGGTGTAAAGGTCGGGCATACATTCAATAATCCCGGAGAATATACCGTTAAGCTTGTTGTGAGAGATGCCGGGAACAGAACTTCGGAGGCTTTCAAGACAATAACGGCCAGGGAGGTCATTCTGAGAGCAAAGATAATGGCCGGAACTGCTGCCTGTGTTTCCACTCCTGTAACATTCGATGCCTCGGCCAGTTTCGATAAGGATAATGATATAATCGGTTATGAATGGGACTTCGATAATGACGGAGTTGTTGACGCTTACGGCATAAATGCCAGTCACAGCTTTTCTGAAGAAAGAGCATATAAGGTGAGACTGCTTGTTCGTGATGCAAAGGGAAATACATCACAGGCCTTTCATGACATAAGGATATACGGCAGCCCGTCCCTTGAGATTGGAGTTGATGAAGAGAGGATAGTATATCCCTTCATGACCACATTGAGATGGCATGCAGAGAATATTACAAACCTGAGCATAACAGACAACAACAGCGGATATAAGGTCTATGAAGGGCAGGCCTCTGATGATTTTGAAAATAT contains these protein-coding regions:
- the fdhF gene encoding formate dehydrogenase subunit alpha → MKITINRNELEFQAGKTVYEVARENGIYIPVLCHHELVKPVGACRVCVVEIQGARNLVASCAMPAEDNMKVFTNTDRVLNARKLVVELLMTQGQHNCITCESSGDCVLQDLAYSLGVEKPRFPEPEKLPQIEQGNEMIVRDMKKCVLCGLCVRACNEVQVNQVLDFTGRGPTAKVGPPFERLYEESDCVFCGECVRFCPVGALYEKQGRFKGRGKGLQKVRTTCSYCGVGCQMDVCVNDGQIAKVTTAREGMPLPNKGSLCIKGRFGYDYVGHPDRLKAPLIKVDGEFKEASWDEAIGFIADKLFKIREANGADAVAGFSSARCTNEENYLFQKFFRAILGTNNVDHCARLUHSSTVAGLATAFGSGAMTNSIEDLEESRCFLVTGSNTTENHPVISTFIKRAVKQGGAKLILVDPRNIELSKFAAIHLKQKPGSDIAWINGMINIIIKEGLLDEKFIAERTENFDALKEAVLKYTPEYVEEISDIPKEDLIRAARMYASSGASAIVYAMGITQHITGTDAVKSLANLSMVTGNIGRPGTGVNPLRGQNNVQGACDMGCLPGNFPAYMQVANDEHRAKFESAWGCTLNAKPGLTIPKIIEGADRGTIKALIIMGENPMMSDPDIAHVEHALGKLDLMVAMDIFMNETTALADVVLPSASWPEKDGTFTNTERKVQRVRKAVTAPGLALPDWKILEMLANKMGASWNYADANAIMEEIRSVTPSYKGISYQRLENEGLQWPCPNEEHPGTRILHSAAFTRGKGLFTVNHYMPPAEVTDNQYPFILTTGRILQQYHTATMTRRSKGLVSMTPDAFVEINPVDAKELGIAAGDKIEISSRRGKITVNADVTSSVDKGVVFVPFHYHEAAVNRLTNTAIDPIANIPEYKVCAVSLKKAL